From one Lycium barbarum isolate Lr01 chromosome 6, ASM1917538v2, whole genome shotgun sequence genomic stretch:
- the LOC132644004 gene encoding uncharacterized protein LOC132644004, whose translation MHPDIDKTADQGDKDANQVQNDDKEKKEQPRQEQRKKENKRGYRGWQKPIQKFLPKVLSSGKLVTYSGSKSYVESTGGENKAEHSNPNGDEGNKTKNQDLVVSTNKFDVLSIINEEEESSKFNNAAEVVISNVENVIQESVEDQVVSISERSLAGTDEQKKEGGDTESSPSNITEVVEKEAIQNVSGPSEVENGKVFQEGEDIAQLGCKDSTDEGEDDITKEASEINQLPIAKEDSGVILPICHEDQDVMESSGLDIVLYQENENEEMSNDPVVMDECSKTAHIPNEGKEIIGLENSIHEDHIVDNARLKDEVLDEETVDAEKESIVNTEDEKKNSQSSQLEDAYSKGKNSDLSRIEEEDVLRHKTDISKATDVIHKEVNTYKKGKKTRKGG comes from the exons ATGCATCCAGATATTGATAAAACTGCTGACCAAGGGGACAAGGATGCTAATCAGGTGCAAAATGATGATAAGGAGAAGAAGGAACAGCCTAGGCAAGAACAAAGGAAGAAGGAGAATAAAAGAGGTTATAGAGGATGGCAAAAACCTATTCAGAAGTTTCTTCCTAAGGTGTTATCTAGTGGTAAGTTGGTGACTTATTCTGGATCAAAGAGTTATGTAGAATCAACTGGAGGGGAAAACAAAGCTGAGCATAGCAATCCTAATGGTGATGAGGGTAACAAGacaaagaatcaagatttagtgGTCAGCACTAACAAGTTTGATGTTCTATCAATAATTAATGAGGAGGAGGAATCCAGCAAATTCAATAATGCAGCAGAAGTGGTTATTTCCAATGTAGAAAATGTTATTCAGGAAAGTGTTGAGGATCAG GTGGTAAGCATCTCTGAAAGATCCCTAGCTGGTACTGATGAACAGAAGAAAGAGGGAGGGGATACTGAAAGCTCTCCATCAAATATAACTGAAGTGGTAGAGAAGGAGGCAATTCAAAATGTCTCAGGGCCAAGTGAGGTGGAGAATGGGAAGGTTTTTCAAGAAGGTGAAGATATTGCTCAACTAGGATGTAAGGATAGTACTGATGAGGGTGAAGATGATATCACAAAGGAAGCAAGTGAAATTAATCAGCTGCCAATAGCAAAAGAAGATTCAGGTGTCATTTTACCAATTTGCCATGAGGATCAGGATGTAATGGAATCCTCAGGGCTAGATATAGTCCTCTATCAAGAGAATGAGAATGAAGAGATGAGTAATGATCCAGTGGTAATGGATGAATGTAGTAAAACAGCTCATATTCCCAATGAAGGAAAGGAGATCATAGGACTGGAAAATAGCATTCATGAGGATCATATTGTTGACAATGCTAGATTAAAGGATGAAGTTTTGGATGAAGAAACAGTAGATGCAGAGAAGGAGAGCATTGTTAATACAGAAGATGAAAAAAAGAATTCGCAAAGTAGCCAACTTGAAGATGCTTATTCTAAAG GCAAGAATTCAGACCTGAGCAGGATAGAAGAAGAGGATGTACTGCGGCACAAAACTGATATATCTAAAGCTACTGATGTGATTCACAAAGAAGTCAACACGTATAAGAAGGGCAAGAAGACCAGGAAGGGTGGATAA